A genomic stretch from Lathyrus oleraceus cultivar Zhongwan6 chromosome 2, CAAS_Psat_ZW6_1.0, whole genome shotgun sequence includes:
- the LOC127123949 gene encoding casein kinase 1-like protein 10: MKDDVMGGAEDSDVSVDDESLSNVTKQKVAAAKQYIENHYKEQMKSLQERKERQTVLEKKLADADVSEEDQNNLLKFLEKKETEYMPVNVQTGEEVAVKLEPVKTKHPQLHYESKLYMLLQGGTGVPHLKWFGVEGDYNVMAIDLLGPSLEDLFNYCNRKLTLKTVLMLADQLINRVEYMHSRGFLHRDIKPDNFLMGLGRKANQVYIIDYGLAKKFRDLQTHKHIPYRENKNLTGTKIFN; this comes from the exons ATGAAGGACGATGTTATGGGCGGAGCGGAGGATTCCGATGTGTCTGTTGATGATGAGAGTCTTTCGAATGTTACTAAGCAGAAGGTAGCGGCTGCGAAACAGTATATTGAGAACCATTACAAGGAACAGATGAAGAGTCTTCAAGAGAGGAAGGAGCG GCAGACCGTCTTGGAAAAGAAGTTGGCTGATGCAGATGTCTCCGAGGAAGATCAAAATAACCTACTTAAGTTTCTAGAGAAGAAGGAAACTGAATATATGC CTGTTAATGTACAAACTGGTGAGGAGGTAGCTGTCAAGCTG GAGCCTGTGAAGACCAAGCATCCGCAGCTTCACTATGAATCAAAATTGTATATGCTTCTTCAAGGAGGAA CTGGGGTGCCTCACCTGAAGTGGTTTGGAGTTGAGGGAGACTACAATGTGATGGCGATCGACCTTCTTGGACCTAGTCTGGAAGATCTGTTCAATTATTGTAACCGGAAGTTAACATTGAAGACAGTGTTAATGCTTGCTGATCAATTA ATTAACAGGGTTGAATATATGCATTCAAGAGGTTTCCTTCACCGTGACATAAAGCCAGACAATTTTTTAATGGGCCTAGGACGTAAAGCAAATCAG GTCTACATCATTGACTATGGCCTCGCCAAAAAATTCAGAGATCTTCAgactcataagcacataccataCAG AGAAAACAAGAACCTTACAGGAacaaaaattttc